Part of the candidate division Zixibacteria bacterium HGW-Zixibacteria-1 genome, ACTAAAATATCGCCGGATACTTCTGAAACTTTCCGGGGAAGTTCTTGCCGGGTCCAAACCGTTTGGTATTGATTCCGAAGCCCTGGAATCACTGTGCCGGCGGATCAAGACAATCAAAGAGTTGAAAGTCGAAATTGCCCTCGTAATTGGCGGGGGCAATATTTTTAGGGGGCTGAATGCCTCGCAAAACGGCATGGACCGGGTCAGCGCCGACCAGATAGGCATGCTGGCGACCGTTATCAACTCGCTGGCGCTCCAGGAGAAATTCGAGAAACTGGGCGTTCCGGCCCGGGCTCTGTCGGCGATTCCAATCGGGAAATTTCTTGAGACTTACAGCCGACAGGCGGCGGAAAGATATCTCGGTGAGGGCAGGCTGGTCATATTGGCGGCTGGGACCGGGAATCCTTTTTTCAGCACCGATACGGCGGCGGCTCTGCGCGCCGGAGAACTTAAGGCCGACGTTATTCTGAAAGCGACCAAGGTTGACGGCGTTTTTTCGGACGACCCGCTCAAGAATCCCAAAGCGGTCCATTATCCCGCGCTGGAATATCTTGATCTGGTAAAGGACGATCTCAAAGTGATGGATCTGACGGCGGTAACATTGTGTCGGGAGAATAAAATCCCGATAATTGTATTTGATATGAACCGACCCGATAATTTGAAAAAGGCGGTTCTCGGTGAACCGGTCGGGACAATCATATCCTGAATAAAGTCTCGTATAAAAAAATATAGATCAAAGGAGAGATCCCATGATCGAGAAAATCATTGCCGAATCCGAAGAAAAAATGGCCAAGAGTTTCCATGCGGTGAAAAAGGATTTCGCCTCGGTGCGGACCGGAAAGGCTAATGCTTCATTGCTTGACGGAATCCGGGTCGATTATCACGGCACCATCATGCCCCTCAACCAACTGGCCTCGGTATCCGCTCCCGAGCCGCGGCTGATCGTGGTTCAGGCCTGGGATAAGAGTATTGTCGGGGAAATTTCAAAGGCGATCCAGAAGGCCGACCTGGGGCTGAATCCGATGGTGGAAGGAAACATAATCCGTCTGCCGGTACCGACGCTGAACGAAGAGCGCCGCAAGGAACTGGTCAAACATTGCCGTAAGCTGGCCGAGGAGGGGAAGATAGCCCTTCGCAATGTCCGTCGTGAGGCCAACGACAATGTCAAGAAGGCCGAAAAAAGCAAGGAAATCTCCGAAGATCAGCAAAAGAAGGGTCTGGATAAGGTCCAGGAACTGACCGGCAAATACAATGAAAAAATCGATGATTTGATGGCGGCCAAGGAAAAGGAAATCATGGAAGTTTAGTTTTCGGAGTCAGTCAGATTAGAGCCGGTGGTTGTGATGATCGCCGGCCTTTTTTTGTGCTTTATCCGAAACCTGACACAGGCTGATTTCGGGTCAAAAAAAGCGTGATAATGGGCCGTCAAAAAAGGCCAAAAGAGTTGTTTTAGCGGGCTCTTTCCACCCCAAAAGAATTGACATTGCTGAAATAATTGATATATTAGGAATCTTGTCTGTGCATTAGGTGTGAATAATTTCACAAAAGGGCACTTATAAGAGGTATGAAAATGTCTTGAATCATAAAAACTTAGGAGCGAGTCATGGCGGATGTCAAGGAATATAAAAATTATATTGGCGGAGAATGGGTAAAATCAAAGTCGGGAAAGACTTTTGAGAATTTCAACCCCGTCAATAAGGACGAAGTTGTCGGCATTTTCCAGAAGTCCACTCCCGAGGATGTTAACAATGCGGTAGCGGCCGCAAAAGAAGCCTTCAAAAAATGGCGCCTGGTGCCGGCTCCCAAGCGGGCCGAGATCTTATATCGTGTTGCGTCACGTGTGACGAAGGAAAAAGAAAGATTGTCGCAGGAAATGACCCGCGAGATGGGCAAGGTGCTCAAGGAAACGCGCGGCGATGTTCAGGAAGCGATCGACCTCGGTTTCTACATGGCGGGTGAAGGGCGGCGGCAGTGGGGCGTGACGACTCCGTCCGAAATGCCCAATAAATTTCAGATGTGTGTTCGTCAGCCGAAAGGTGTTGTCGGTCTTATCACGCCATGGAATTTCCCGATGGCGATTCCCTCGTGGAAAATGATGCCGGCGCTGGTCCTGGGCAACACGGTCGTTATCAAACCGGCGACGGATACGCCGCTATCGGTATATAACTATGTGAAGATTCTCGAAGAGGAAGGCCTTCCCGCCGGGGTGGTCAACATGGTGACCGGTTCGGGCGGTTCGGTCGGTTCGCCGCTGATGAATCACAAGGATGTCGCGGTGATAAGTTTCACCGGTTCGACCGAAGTCGGCCGCAAGGTATCCGAAGCCTGCGCCAAGGATTTCCGCGGCTGCCATCTGGAAATGGGCGGCAAGAATTGCATCATGGTGATGGATGATGCCAATGTCGATCTGGCGGTTGACGGTGCGGTCTGGGGCGCTTTCGGGACCACCGGTCAGCGCTGCACGGCCTCTTCACGGTTGATTGTCCATAAGAAAGTCATAAAGGAATTTACGCAGAAACTGGTGGCGCGGGTCAAGGCGCTGAAGGTTGGCAACGGCCTTGATGAGTCGGTCGAAATGGGGCCGGCGGTCAACGAGAGCCAGATGAAATCGGTTTTGGAATACATGGAAATCGGCAAGAAGGAAGGCGCCAAACTTTTGTGCGGCGGCGGTCGTTTAACGGGCGGCGCTTATGACAAGGGGTGGTTTACGATGCCGACGGTTTTCGGCGATGTCACTTCCGACATGAGAATATTCCAGGAGGAAATTTTCGGATCGGTGACATCCATCACCGAGTTCGGCTCGCTCGAAGAGGGCATTGCCCTGTGCAACAATACCGCCTATGGATTGTCCGGTTCGATTTACACGCAGGACGTGAACAAGGCCTTCGTGGCGATGCGTGATATCTATACCGGCATATTTTATGTCAACGCTCCGACCATCGGCGCCGAGGTGCATCTGCCGTTCGGCGGTGTCAAGGAAACCGGCAACGGACATCGTGAAGCCGGCGTCGCCGGTCTGGATGTTTTCTCGGAATGGAAGTCGATCTATATCGACTTTTCGGGAACGATACAGAGAGCGCAAATAGATAATAACTGATGATAGATATAACATGAACGAATCCCGATCTGACATTGTCTCGGGGCTGAAGAAGGAGTCCAGTCTATGAAGAAGAAAATCATCATCATGGGTGCCGCGGGCAGGGATTTTCATAACTTTAACGTTCTTTATCGCGACAATAAGGATGTCGAGGTGGTTGCTTTCACCGCGACGCAGATTCCCGATATAGAAGGGCGCGTTTATCCGAAGGCTCTGGCCGGAGCGAATTATCCCAAGGGTATTCCTATTTTTCCGGAAGAAGATTTGCTCAATCTGATCGCCAAACATAATATCGATGAAGTCGTTTTTTCCTATTCCGACGTTCCCTATGAATATGTCATGGACAAGGCTTCTTATGTCATGTCCTGCGGGGCAAGATTCGCTCTCGAGGGCGGCGCTCCGACCATGATAAAATCATCCAAGCCGGTGGTTTCGGTGTGCGCCATCCGGACCGGCTGCGGCAAGTCGCAGACGACGCGCCGCGTGGCTGAAATCCTTCTGAAGATGGGTTTGAAGGTGGTTGCTATCAGGCATCCCATGCCGTACGGTGACCTGGCCAAGCAGGCCTGCCAGAGGTTTGCCACCCTGGCCGATTTGAAAAAACACAAATGCACCATCGAAGAGATGGAAGAATACGAACCGCATATCAACCGTGGTATCGTCGTTTATGCCGGTGTCGATTATGAGATGATTATTCGTGAAGCCGAGAAGGAAGCGGACGTGATTCTCTGGGACGGCGGCAACAATGATATGTCGTTCTATAAATCGGATCTGTATATCACGGTGGTCGACCCGCACCGCCCCGGGCACGAGATCAATTATTATCCCGGACAGAACAATTTCCTGATGGCCGATGTCATCGTCATCAACAAGATCGATACAGCATCGATCGAGGGCATCACCGAGGTCCGGCAGAATATCGGCTATTATAACCCCGAAGCGGTGGTTATCGATGGGGCCTCGCCGCTCGGCGTCGAAAATCCCGATGTCATCCGGGGCAAGAAGGTCCTGGTCGTCGAGGACGGCCCGACCACGACACATGGCGAGATGGCTTACGGCGCCGGGATGATGGCGGCGGCCAAGTTCGGCGCAGCCGAAACGGTCGATCCGCGGCCGTACACGGTCGGAACGATTACCGAGACATTCAATAAATATCCTGAAATCGGATCGCTTCTTCCGGCCATGGGTTACTCCGGAAAGCAGATTGCGGACCTGCAGAAGACGATCGAGAAGACCAAGTGTGACTCGGTCATCATTGCGACACCGATCGATCTCAGACGGGTGATCGACATCAAGAAGCCCTCGACCAGGGTTTACTATGATCTGCAGGAAATCGGCAAGCCGGATCTTCAGGACGTGCTGGAAGAGTTTGTCAAACGGCACAAGATCACCAAAGGAAAAGGCAAGAAGTAATTTATAGATTATGACGGTGTTAAACGGAAAGACTGCGGTCATCGCGCTCGGTGGTAATGCTATCACCGAGCCGGGCCGCGAAGATACGATCGCCAATCAGTTTGCCAATACGCGAAAATCTCTCGATGGTGTGGTGGAACTGATCAAGGCGGGGTACAAGCTGGTAATCAGTCATGGCAACGGCCCTCAGGTCGGCAACGCCATCCTGCGGGTGGAAATCGCCCGCGGCAAAGCGCCGATTCTGCCGCTCGGAATCTGTGTCGCCGATACTGAAGGCGGGATGGGTTATATGATCGAGCAGTCGCTTCAGAACCGGCTCAAGGCCGAGGGTGTCAATCGCAAGGTTGTCACGATTATTTCGCAGGTGCTGGTGGATTTCAATGATCCGCAAACTCATAATCCGACCAAGTTCATCGGGCAGTTTTATACCGAGGAGGAGGCCAAAAGGTTTGCGGTGGAGCGGGACTGGGTGGTTAAGAAGGATGCCAACCGCGGCTGGCGCCGCGTGGTTCCTTCGCCGCAGCCCCTGTCCGTGGTCGAATCGGATACTATCAAGATGCTGGTGGAGAACGGAACAATAGTTATCGCCGTCGGTGGCGGGGGCATTCCGGTCTACATCGATGAGAAGGGCAACCTGGAAGGGTTCGATGCCGTTATCGACAAGGACCTGGCTTCGGCTGTTCTGGGCAAGGATATCTCATCGGAAATCCTGATAATACTGACCTCGATCAACAAGGTGGCGCTTAATTTCGGCGAGAAGAACCAGAAGTGGCTGGATTCGTTGACGGTTTCCGAGGTGGAGGAATACATGAAACAAGGTCATTTTCCATCCGGGTCGATGGGGCCGAAGTTGCGCGCGGCGGTTCAGTTTATACGTGGCGGGGGCAAACAGGTTATCATAACCTCAATCGAAAATGCCGGACGGGCGCTTGACGGCGCCGTCGGGACGAGGATACTGCCGGACTAAAAATGTGCGGAATTTCCGACAAGGTTGTTGAAGCCATTTTAAGCGTGGGCAGCATTTACGAAGTCGGGGGTGCGATTCGAGACAGGATGATGAATCGTAGTGTCGAGATCAAAGACAGGGATTATCTTGTCTGCGGAATTCCCTATCGGGATTTGTCCAATATTCTGAATAAATTCGGTCAGGTTGACCTGGTCGGACGCTCATTCGGCGTTATCAAGTACACCGAATATCATCACGAATCCCCCTGCACGTTCGATATCGCTCTGCCCAGAAAAGAATTTTCGACCGGTCCCGGGCACCGGGATTTTTCCGTTACGTTCGATCCGGGGCTCAGGGTCGAGGATGATTTGTTTCGACGCGATTTTACCATCAACGCCATGGCCGTATCGCTGGAAAACAATGATCTCATCGATCCTTATGGCGGGATGGAGGATTTAAAAAACAGGTGTATCCGAATTGTCTCGCCCGTCTCGTTTCCCGAGGATCCCCTGCGGATGCTCCGCGCGGTGCAGTTCGCCGCCAGGTTCGAGTTCGACATCGATCCGGCTACGCTGGCTTCGATGAAAGAACATGCGGCGCTGATAACGAGCGTTTCGCCGGAGCGGATTTCCGAGGAGCTGAACAAAATGCTGGTTCGGGCCGAGCGGCCGTCGATCGGGTTCCGGCTGATGGAGCAGACCGGATTGCTGGAACATGTGATTCCTGAAATGATGGAAATGATCGGGGTCGATCAGCCGGGCGGGTATCATAAGTATGATGTCTATGAGCATACTTTGTATGCGATCGATGCCTCGCCGAAAGTCCTGCATGTCCGTCTGGCGGCGCTGTTTCATGATATCTGTAAACCGCAGACGCGGCAGCTGACGGAGGATAAGGCGACCTTTTACGGCCATGAGTCATACGGCGCCAAGGTGGTGGTCAGGGTGTTGAAGCGGCTGCGCTATTCGACCGAGGTGATCGATAATGTCAGGATGCTGGTGGAGAGGCATATGTTCACCACCGAAGTGACCGACAAAGGGCTCCGGCGATTGGTTCGAAAGGTCGGCAAAGAATTGATTTTCGATCTTCTGGATTTAAGGCGGGCCGATGTGGAAGCTCAGGGGATGGGCGGAATAACCGACGATGTCGATAAATTCGAGTCGGATATCCGGGACGAGTTGGATCGGAAGCCGCCGTTCAGTGTGGCCGATCTGGAATTGGACGGCCGGGATATCATGGCAATATTCGAAATCCCGCCGTCGCCGCTGATCGGGGCGGTGCTGAATCACCTGCTGGAGATAGTCCTTGATGATCCGACGGAAAATGTACGAGATAAGTTGATTGAGTACGCGCGGACTTACCTTGAAGATAGAAAGAAATAGAAATGTATAATAAACAAACTTACGTGGAGACGGCTTTATGAAGATACACGAGTATCAGGCCAAAGAGATTTTTGCCGCGGCCGGTATTCCGGTTCCGCAGGGTCGGATAGCGACGACGCCGGCGGAGGCGGTCGAAATCGCCGAGGAAATCGGGCGCCCGGTAATGGTTAAGGCGCAGGTTCATGTCGGCGGACGCGGCAAGGCGGGCGGCATTCAGTACGCTGAAAATCTCGAGGCGACCCATGTGTGGGCCCAGAAAATTCTCGGAATGGATCTTAAGGGGCTGCCGGTAAACAAGGTTCTTATCACCGAGGCGGCGGATATTTTGACCGAATGCTATGTCGGCATAATCATCGACCGGGCCTCGAAGGCGCCGGTTATCATGGTATCGCCGGCCGGCGGGGTCGATATCGAAGAAGTGGCGGCCAAGACCCCGGAGAAGATTTTCAAGCTGGCGGTCGATCCGGCGGTCGGTTTGAAGGCTTACCAGGCGCGAGACCTGGCCTTTAAGCTGTACAAGGACATCAAGTATGTCCGCCAGGCGGCTGATATTCTCATGAAGCTGTATGATGTTTACTGGAAGATCGATGCCTCGCTGGTCGAAATCAATCCGCTGATTACGACTCCCGACGGCAAAGTCGTGGCACTCGATGCCAAGATTAATATCGATGACAACGGCCTTTTCCGTCAACCGGCGGTGGCCGCGATGCGCGATCTCGACGCCGAGGATCAGTCGGAAATCGAGGCGCGCGAAAGTGATCTTTCATTTGTCAAGCTGAGCGGTAATATCGGATGTATTGTCAACGGCGCCGGTCTGGCCATGGCCACCATGGACCTGGTTCATCACTACGGCGGTGATCCGGCCAACTTCCTCGATATCGGGGGCTCATCCAATCCACAAAAAGTACTGACCGCGATGCGTATTATTCTCAGGGATCAGCATGTGCGGTCCATA contains:
- a CDS encoding UMP kinase codes for the protein MDSDPQLKYRRILLKLSGEVLAGSKPFGIDSEALESLCRRIKTIKELKVEIALVIGGGNIFRGLNASQNGMDRVSADQIGMLATVINSLALQEKFEKLGVPARALSAIPIGKFLETYSRQAAERYLGEGRLVILAAGTGNPFFSTDTAAALRAGELKADVILKATKVDGVFSDDPLKNPKAVHYPALEYLDLVKDDLKVMDLTAVTLCRENKIPIIVFDMNRPDNLKKAVLGEPVGTIIS
- a CDS encoding ribosome recycling factor, with translation MEKIIAESEEKMAKSFHAVKKDFASVRTGKANASLLDGIRVDYHGTIMPLNQLASVSAPEPRLIVVQAWDKSIVGEISKAIQKADLGLNPMVEGNIIRLPVPTLNEERRKELVKHCRKLAEEGKIALRNVRREANDNVKKAEKSKEISEDQQKKGLDKVQELTGKYNEKIDDLMAAKEKEIMEV
- a CDS encoding aldehyde dehydrogenase, translating into MADVKEYKNYIGGEWVKSKSGKTFENFNPVNKDEVVGIFQKSTPEDVNNAVAAAKEAFKKWRLVPAPKRAEILYRVASRVTKEKERLSQEMTREMGKVLKETRGDVQEAIDLGFYMAGEGRRQWGVTTPSEMPNKFQMCVRQPKGVVGLITPWNFPMAIPSWKMMPALVLGNTVVIKPATDTPLSVYNYVKILEEEGLPAGVVNMVTGSGGSVGSPLMNHKDVAVISFTGSTEVGRKVSEACAKDFRGCHLEMGGKNCIMVMDDANVDLAVDGAVWGAFGTTGQRCTASSRLIVHKKVIKEFTQKLVARVKALKVGNGLDESVEMGPAVNESQMKSVLEYMEIGKKEGAKLLCGGGRLTGGAYDKGWFTMPTVFGDVTSDMRIFQEEIFGSVTSITEFGSLEEGIALCNNTAYGLSGSIYTQDVNKAFVAMRDIYTGIFYVNAPTIGAEVHLPFGGVKETGNGHREAGVAGLDVFSEWKSIYIDFSGTIQRAQIDNN
- a CDS encoding GTPase translates to MKKKIIIMGAAGRDFHNFNVLYRDNKDVEVVAFTATQIPDIEGRVYPKALAGANYPKGIPIFPEEDLLNLIAKHNIDEVVFSYSDVPYEYVMDKASYVMSCGARFALEGGAPTMIKSSKPVVSVCAIRTGCGKSQTTRRVAEILLKMGLKVVAIRHPMPYGDLAKQACQRFATLADLKKHKCTIEEMEEYEPHINRGIVVYAGVDYEMIIREAEKEADVILWDGGNNDMSFYKSDLYITVVDPHRPGHEINYYPGQNNFLMADVIVINKIDTASIEGITEVRQNIGYYNPEAVVIDGASPLGVENPDVIRGKKVLVVEDGPTTTHGEMAYGAGMMAAAKFGAAETVDPRPYTVGTITETFNKYPEIGSLLPAMGYSGKQIADLQKTIEKTKCDSVIIATPIDLRRVIDIKKPSTRVYYDLQEIGKPDLQDVLEEFVKRHKITKGKGKK
- the arcC gene encoding carbamate kinase, with product MTVLNGKTAVIALGGNAITEPGREDTIANQFANTRKSLDGVVELIKAGYKLVISHGNGPQVGNAILRVEIARGKAPILPLGICVADTEGGMGYMIEQSLQNRLKAEGVNRKVVTIISQVLVDFNDPQTHNPTKFIGQFYTEEEAKRFAVERDWVVKKDANRGWRRVVPSPQPLSVVESDTIKMLVENGTIVIAVGGGGIPVYIDEKGNLEGFDAVIDKDLASAVLGKDISSEILIILTSINKVALNFGEKNQKWLDSLTVSEVEEYMKQGHFPSGSMGPKLRAAVQFIRGGGKQVIITSIENAGRALDGAVGTRILPD
- a CDS encoding ADP-forming succinate--CoA ligase subunit beta, which translates into the protein MKIHEYQAKEIFAAAGIPVPQGRIATTPAEAVEIAEEIGRPVMVKAQVHVGGRGKAGGIQYAENLEATHVWAQKILGMDLKGLPVNKVLITEAADILTECYVGIIIDRASKAPVIMVSPAGGVDIEEVAAKTPEKIFKLAVDPAVGLKAYQARDLAFKLYKDIKYVRQAADILMKLYDVYWKIDASLVEINPLITTPDGKVVALDAKINIDDNGLFRQPAVAAMRDLDAEDQSEIEARESDLSFVKLSGNIGCIVNGAGLAMATMDLVHHYGGDPANFLDIGGSSNPQKVLTAMRIILRDQHVRSILINIFGGITRCDDVANGIVMAYEELKPEVPIVVRLTGTNEDKARKILKTINLESGSTLDEVVKKAIELAEAEITV